Proteins encoded by one window of Salvia splendens isolate huo1 chromosome 7, SspV2, whole genome shotgun sequence:
- the LOC121741628 gene encoding putative F-box protein At3g16210: MKQDLFRYLPSEIFIDILLRLSLENISTCKCVCKPWLNLIESDAFLKSNLSKFSPALAVSIVGTDSNWFNVFKLEDEHEPKHKHKKDPIIKFNFPQASTIQGSVNGLLLLKNPFRSHLYVCNPTTREFVELSGRLTRPRADCYGFGVSRISGQHKIVYFNPKYDGCHVYTLEAGSSWRCVEVASPSFDCCHNSNGAFVSGNLHWLVSNLWREPPYICCFDIETECFSTFSAPVENFERGLYAWKGKLYTLGGRLCFCDDDPFDHDGVYVVWLLNEYETVDKCWCQGA, translated from the exons ATGAAGCAAGATCTGTTCAGATACCTTCCATCAGAAATCTTCATTGATATCCTACTGAGACTCTCTCTTGAAAATATTTCAACTTGCAAATGTGTCTGCAAACCATGGCTCAATCTGATTGAGAGCGATGCTTTTCTAAAGTCCAATCTTTCTAAATTCTCCCCCGCCCTAGCCGTCTCCATTGTGGGGACAGATTCAAATTGGTTCAATGTTTTCAAATTGGAGGACGAGCATGAGCCCAAGCATAAGCACAAGAAGGATCCAATTATCAAGTTTAATTTCCCTCAAGCATCAACAATACAAGGTTCTGTCAACGGTttgcttcttttgaaaaatccttTTCGTAGTCATCTTTATGTATGTAATCCGACTACCCGTGAATTCGTCGAGCTCAGTGGGCGTCTTACTCGTCCTCGGGCAGATTGTTATGGATTTGGAGTGAGTAGAATAAGCGGACAACATAAGATTGTCTATTTTAACCCTAAGTATGACGGATGTCATGTATACACTCTTGAAGCAGGATCTTCGTGGAGATGCGTTGAAGTCGCTTCACCCTCGTTTGATTGTTGCCACAACTCCAATGGTGCATTTGTTAGTGGTAATCTCCATTGGTTAGTTTCAAATCTATGGAGGGAGCCTCCTTATATTTGTTGTTTTGATATTGAGACAGAATGTTTTAGCACCTTCTCTGCGCCCGTCGAAAATTTTGAGAGAGGTTTGTATGCTTGGAAGGGAAAGTTGTATACTTTGGGGGGTCGCCTGTGCTTTTGTGATGATGATCCATTCGACCATGATGGTGTTTATGTGGTCTGGTTGTTGAATGAATACGAAACAGTTGATAAATGTTGGTGCCAG GGAGCTTGA
- the LOC121811148 gene encoding 39S ribosomal protein L41-A, mitochondrial-like: MALGLILGIGRAFRKKRASSLDILTSKRSPKGYYKGKNCKPTGFHTRKGGYVVVPEKLPNYVVPDLTGFKLKPYVSQCAVEASGSSK, translated from the exons atggcGCTAGGGTTAATATTGGGGATTGGGAGGGCGTTCAGGAAGAAGCGAGCATCGTCGCTCGATATTTTGACGTCGAAGAGGAGCCCCAAAGGCTATTACAAGGGCAAAAATTGCAAGCCTACTGGTTTCCACACTCGAAAAG GTGGTTATGTTGTGGTTCCTGAAAAGTTGCCAAACTATGTGGTGCCAGATTTGACGGGATTCAAG CTAAAGCCATACGTATCTCAGTGCGCTGTAGAAGCTTCCGGGTCATCTAAATGA
- the LOC121811147 gene encoding 3beta-hydroxysteroid-dehydrogenase/decarboxylase-like — protein sequence MVAGERWCVVTGGRGFAARHLVVMLLNCGGYSVRISDLGPAIALDADEESGVLGSALSSGRAHYVAADLRDKSQVLAALDGAEVVFHMAAPDSSINNYQLQYSVNVQGTKNVIDACIEQKVKRLIYTSSPSVVFDGVHEIIHGDESLPYSSKHNDSYSATKAEGECLVLKSNGTNGLLTCCIRPSSIFGPGDKLLVPSLIAAARAGKSKFIIGDGSNIYDFTYVENVAHAHICADQALASEKCIAEKAGGQAYFITNMERIKFWAFMSFILEGLGYDRPNIKLPAAVVMPIGHMVELIYKILAPYGMKVPQLTPSRIRLLSRSRTFDCTKANDRLGYMPIVTLQEGLRRTIEAYPHLRADAKTKMDGTSKGNNKQVLAVVLIIAAYYFFFVWGKVSNKTPAHF from the exons ATGGTCGCCGGAGAGAGGTGGTGCGTGGTGACCGGCGGGAGAGGCTTCGCGGCGAGGCACCTGGTGGTCATGCTCCTCAATTGCGGCGGTTATTCCGTGCGCATTTCCGATTTGGGGCCTGCCATCGCGCTCGACGCCGACGAGGAGAGCGGCGTTCTCGGAAGCGCTCTCAGCTCCGGCCGCGCTCACTATGTCGCCGCAGATCTCCGCGACAAATCTCAAGTGCTCGCAG CCTTGGATGGAGCTGAGGTTGTGTTTCACATGGCTGCTCCCGATTCATCGATCAATAACTATCAGCTGCAGTATTCTGTGAATGTACAAG GAACCAAGAACGTGATTGATGCATGTATTGAGCAGAAAGTGAAACGACTTATATATACAAGCTCCCCAAGCGTAGTTTTCGATGGAGTTCACGAAATAATTCATGGAGATGAATCATTACCTTATTCTTCGAAG CACAATGATTCGTACTCAGCCACAAAAGCTGAAGGAGAGTGCCTGGTTTTGAAGTCAAATGGGACGAATGGACTACTAACGTGCTGCATTCGACCAAGCAGCATCTTTGGCCCTGGTGATAAGTTGCTTGTCCCATCTTTAATTGCTGCAGCAAGGGCTGGAAAATCTAAG TTCATCATCGGAGATGGAAGCAACATATATGATTTCACTTATGTTGAGAATGTGGCACACGCTCACATTTGTGCTGACCAAGCTTTGGCATCGGAAAAGTGTATAGCAGAAAAGGCTGGTGGACAG GCATACTTCATTACTAATATGGAACGAATTAAATTTTGGGCGTTCATGTCTTTCATCCTTGAAGGTTTAGGTTATGACAG GCCAAACATTAAGCTTCCAGCAGCTGTTGTGATGCCCATTGGACATATGGTGGAGTTAATTTATAAAATCTTAGCCCCTTATGGAATGAAGGTTCCACAGTTGACACCATCAAGAATCAGGCTCTTATCCCGCAGCAGAACTTTTGATTGTACAAAAGCAAATGATCGTCTTGGCTATATGCCTATTGTAACTCTCCAG GAGGGACTCAGAAGAACAATTGAAGCATACCCGCATTTGAGGGCCGATGCTAAAACAAAAATGGATGGAACATCGAAAG GTAATAACAAGCAAGTTCTGGCTGTAGTGCTGATCATAGCTGCATATTACTTCTTCTTTGTATGGGGCAAAGTATCCAACAAAAC GCCGGCTCACTTCTGA